The Solea senegalensis isolate Sse05_10M linkage group LG18, IFAPA_SoseM_1, whole genome shotgun sequence DNA segment TATACTCCCTGAAAAGGAGAATGATAATCACGAGTTACTCATATTCTCTGTATGATGTAAACTATCAAcattatctatatatataaatccatCATCTATCTAGTGAAACTGTCTTTTGTCTGCACAAAAAGGtttgaaaaacataaaagttAATGAACCatacgattacttgattaattgagaaaataataaaagataaatcgattatgaatataacttagttgcagccctaattgaaACCATCACGTatatgtactttactttgttatttatatttctagcaacttttacctttactccactacatttccacaataaattgtgtacttttactccactatatTTCCCCTAACTATGTTACTCATTACTATcgaataaaatcagaagaagaagagttgtaattctttatatagagcttttctcgtcttgatgagttactttactttactacagttttgccatttaaCCTTCTTTCATACCTATTCACACGCtacaacatggggttaagtgtcttgctcaaagaAACATATAGACTATCatagccaggaattgaacccacaaccatccagttgaaagacaactacTAAGActtgtactttatacaagactgaatGCTACATTCATGACTGTTTATTAGtgttcacaataaaatgttaatctATATATTATCAACAAATCTACGTACGAACTAAATAAGCCAACTATAAAATGGTTATCTAAAAAAGCTACAAAACTGTGGAAAACAGAATAGAACATAAAACAGTCTATTTCAAAGGTGTTTTACCTGACTCCCAACGAGCTCGGGTGTGTTTTCGAGAAGATGATAGAAATCCTTTTCAGCTGGCAGACATAGCGACCGAGCCCGTTCTGAAGAACACTTCTCAGAAAGCGACTCGGCGTCCCCCTGGAAGTCATCTTTCAAACACGGTTTGATTACCAACTAAACATTCATCTAATATCACAACcgtttgacaaaaaacaacctgcCAACAAACGTAAAAACAGCAATAACATCCACAGAGGACGATTTCACGGGCATGTATGATGCGCAGTCCGCCCAGAATGAATCCGGAGGGAAACATGGAACTGATACTAAActtacacaacacaaaaaatactGTGGCCGTGACAATAATGATTATAGCgatacaaatatttttaaaactccttaatatacattttatacactttgtttaaataaacaaaatattacacATGTGTAATGTTGCAGTGCGATTTATTTCGCCGTGTGTTTCCCACGGACTTGTTTTGATGACGTACTGAAAAGCCCGGGTTTTGAAGAGCATGGAGGAACATGAACGCATGAAGAGCCAGCAAGTGCATTTAGGTAATAATTCTTAAACGTATTACTGTTAAACTCTATGTATTCATGATTATGAGTCAGATAACTCCCCCACGCTAGTGTTATGTATGTTGCATGTATGTATTGTCCTTTCTAGCGGGGTCATTCAAGAATTTTGCATGTTATactttgtgttcatgttgtcaTATTTGTTGCAGGTTCAGTGTCCTAAACAGACAACAGATGTGGAGAAACTTGCTACTGAAGGGCACCACCTGTGTCCTGCAGGCGGCAGACCCAATGTTTCTCCACCAAAGACATTTCTCATCCCTGTGTTTGAGACTTCTCACTCACAGACTCATTCATAGGCCTTCTCGGGGTCCTTCTGTTCAAAGGCTGTGGGGCACACGCTATTTTCTGGCACTAAGTGGCACCAGGACATTAAAAAAGGATGCCACATCCACTGTCGATTTCCCTGTGAGTCccatcacagtcacagaaatCAAACAGTACATACGCTCCAAAGAGATTGTCTTCCACGATGGCTACAGCTGCCTCCACATCCCAAGCATCTTCATCAATTTCTCTGACAGGAAGGACAGCTTCTCCCTATTCATTGACAAAACCACTGGGCAGTTTCTTTGCAAGGACACTCTGGTGGAAGGGAGCTGGGAGGATCTTCAGGATTGTCTGGAGGTGATGCAGAAGGAAGAACAAGACTTTCTCAGTCCCCACGTGCTCCTGGGATATCCAGAGACTGTAGAGGAGCaggatgagagggagagggaactGAGGGAGGTGCAGAGGATCTGGTCCAGTTCTGTTCCATTCAGTGATGTCTCGGAGGATGAAGCCCTGCTGATTAAAACCATGTTCCAGGTATTATTGAGTGCAAATTAGTGATAAAGTGCTTGATATTGAATCAGCTTTAGAGATGAGTTGAGGAAAATATGTGTATAAGATCATAGCTGCTGCATGCTTGCATACCAGATGACATTTAAATTATTGTATTACCACTTTTGTCCACTTTTTCAAAAGCAATGTGGTCTTTATATTAAATCCACGTCCACATTTTTTTTGAACCACCTGCTGTCTAGTGATGAAATGtgatttataaatgttttgtttcagaTCACGAAAGTGTCTAATGCAACACTCAAGAAGTTTGGTGTTAGGCTTTTTAAGCCTACCAAGAGTCTGGTCTTCCCCTGGTTTGGTGGCCCTGACTCCTCTTTGAAAGGGGTCAAGCTCCTCTCCGCGcaaaacacagtcactgacaaagTCACCTATACTGAAGCTACAGTCCCAAAGTGCGGCTCTTATCACAACTTGTTTGGCCTCCACCTGGTGGGCCGTATGGACTCTGAGGTAGTTCTCACTGGTAGTGAAATGGACACTCTAGCTGTGAGTCAGGCCACAGGACTACCCAGTGTTGCTCTTCCACGTGGGGTCAGCTGCCTTCCTCCGATTCTGCTGCCATATCTAGAACAGTTCAAGCGAGTGACACTGTGGCTGGGAGGAGACATTCGCTCCTGGGAAGCGTCAAAGATCTTTTCCCGCAAGCTCGGTCTGAGGCGCTGCTCTCTGGTGCGACCTGGAGAGTACCGGCCATGTCCCGTAGAGGCACTGGCCCAAGGAAAAAACTTGAGTCGCATCATCAAAAGCTCCATCCCAGCAGCCCATAAGTCCATTGTTTCATTCAAGCAACTCAGAGAGGATGTGTATGGGGAGCTGCTGAACACAGACCAGGTTGCTGGAGTGAAGTGGACAAGGTTTCCAGAGCTCAACCGCATCCTGAAGGGACACCGCAAGGGGGAGCTGACTGTGTTTACAGGTATTAAGAAACATAGTTTTGTAattccttttttgtgtgtgtgtgttcctcaagAAATCCCAAGTAGGTTTGTATGTGTTCAGTAGTGATGAAAACAACATTCGTCActgtttttacattacattttacattacaaagacaaaacaaacattaacaaacaAAGAAGTAGTGACCAAAATGTTTACAGACAGTGGcccaaagtttatttttaaactgtcctgaaaaataattaatttggtGCCGGAAGGCTTGGCTTTGTACCAAAGTTTGAATTAGAGAAGTTGTACATATTAGTACATTATCCACTAAGTCATACCTTTATGTTATAGTTTATCTTAATATATACGAATGTTTCTGTATTTACTAGGTCCTACTGGCAGTGGAAAGACTACCTTCATCAGTGAGTTTGCCCTGGACCTTTGCATGCAGGGCGTCAACACATTATGGGGCAGCTTTGAGATCAACAACGTGCGTCTGGCTAAGATCATGCTGACACAGTTTGCCATGCAGAGGCTGGAGGAGAACCTGGAGCAGTACGACTTCTGGGCAGACAAGTTTGAAGAGCTGCCTCTCTACTTTATGACTTTTCATGGGCAGCAGAACATCAAGTAAGGTTTGCCACAGCTCTAGTGGTCCAGTCAGGTGTATTTTCTTTACATATAGTGTGCACACATCATTCAGTAGAGTAGTATGagataaaatgtgaatattgggTATGAAGAACTTCATTTAAACAAGTCTGTATGTATTAGTTAGCATGGTCAAGTATCTGATGTGATCCTTCTTCAatctttacatttgttttccatAGGTCAGTGCTGGACACCATGGAACATGCCGTTTACCTCTATGACATAAACCATGTGGTAATTGACAACCTGCAGTTCATGATGGGGCAGGAAAACCTCTCAGTAGACAAGTGAGTCAAgacaaatggaaacattttgctTCATTAGGTGCAGTTCTTTTAAAAGATGCACTGTTTGTGACAAATGTGGACATAATCCGATGGTTCGTGTGACCCAGGTTTGCCGTTCAGGACCACATTGTTGGGGCATTCAGGAAGTTTGCCACAAACTCCAGCTGCCACGTCACTCTGATCATTCACCCcaggaaagaggaggatgacCGTGAATTGCAAACAGCATCGATTTTTGGTTCTGCCAAGGTAAACGTTtaggactaaaaaaaaaactaatcgATGAATCACTGTACCTTTTGTGTTTATAACTTAAGTAATGTTTTTAGTATATTTTGGTCTTTTGTGTGTACAAAAAATGAGGTCATTGGGATTggattaaacaaataacaacatatcCAATCATTCACTGCATAGTTATTGAGCACAAATCAAGATGTGTCTCTAGTCAATTCAATTTGGGTAggatttttattaatttgaatCCAAAATATTGGTAGCTGAATGAAGATAAGACTAAATGAACCACTGCTGCATTATTTTATGACAACTGTAGATGTTTGACATAATCAAAACATGTCTCATTCTTCAATCCCCCCTCCCCCAGGCCAGCCAAGAAGCAGACAATGTTCTCATTTTACAAGAGAAGAAGCTGGTGACGTGTCCTGGCCGTAGGTCCCTACAGGTGACCAAGAACCGTTTTGATGGAGATGTGGGCATCTTCCCCTTGGATTTCCTCAAGTCCTCGCTCACCTTCTCAGCTCCTGTCAAAGGCAAACACAAGCTGCGGAAAGTGCCTTCCaagtcagaggaagaggagaatgagGGGAGTGAGGGGAGTGAGGTGGTAGTGAAGAAGGGTGAAGTCAAGAAGGAGAAGGCGGAGAagccaaacaaaacaacaaagactcgACAACTTGCTCAGAATCCGGCTACTGGAAAGTAAACACTGCTTCATAATTTGTGAATTTCTTTTCTGTTGTATACaattgtataaataaaactgttttatatGCATAATATACGGTTCGAATTAAGCTAAACATACAGCGTATTGTGAGAATGCGTTGCTTGTTGTTTCTAGTCTACTGTATTGATTGTAATTGCCAGTGGCAAATACTGATTCAGATTACTAAAGAGTATTTTCATCGCACAATGGTGTTTGGAAAGCAGAATGTGAAATAATGACGGTAAAGTGTTCATCAGCTTGTGTACAGTTTCTAAGCTTTTCTGTGATGTACTTGTACATTCTGTaggactgaactgaactgaagtgTTGATAAAATCCTGCTCGACTTattattcaatttcaaaatataCTGTGACACAGGGAGCCGTTGTTTTCATGGTAATTCTTGTGTTTGATGgtaaaaacacaatcacattgtCAAATTAATGAGCTgcttttatgaaaataaatacatataaaaagacttaaaatgtGGCCTTTTGGctgtattttcatttgtgggcagcagggggcagtgtctGACATAAATGAGGCAGGTCGCTCAATAAAGGAGCTGACAGTAAATATTACTGcccttattatttattacttaaCTCACAGTTATTTACCTTTACCTGAGAGCAGACATGTGCATTTGATTAAGTGTTGACATTAGGCATAATTAGCGCCTGATGTTTATTGCATAACAAATTTTCTTGTGTCAGGGCCGCTGAGCAGAAGGGTCAGAATGGGCCCCCTGAGATCATCAGATTACATTTGTccacagcaagaaaaacaatcatttgtACTATTGTATAGTACTTGGATGGACATGCCATGTGCTTGATTTGATTAAATGTGAGGCCTCACCAAATCACAAGTCAGATTTCATTTACAGCGTTGCCGATTTGTTGTAGTTCATTATTTTACAACTATGATGCCGCTCTCCTGGTGCTTTGTTTTGAGGCCATACCCTCTCCGGTGTCGCTTTACACGATCCATTATTTAGACCAGAGTGACTTTTAGTAAATGCAAAGTGTCTTTCAAAACATCTTcacatgaatatttcatgtgtaAAAATCCTTGGCCCTGCCTTGCCTGCATACAGCGGTGTAGGGTTACATGTAGGATCAGCAGCTTTTAGAGCGAGGTGAGGCAGCCTGCACTGCACTGAGCTGCAGGCTGCTGCAGGATGTGCTGATTGTCACGGAGGAAAAGTTCAGTTTTATGATAGAAAGGAGAAGAAATCATTGTGGCAATATGAATGTGCCTGATGATTTGGCATCTAGGCTGAATGAATCTTGTCTCACAATGTTGACATTTACCGTGTAAGAGCTCAGACCAAATATGGCGAAGCAGCATTTAGTCATTGTGGAACAAACTACCAGAAATAAgcaccaaatgtgaatatttcaggttaaaaacactgcttttctCATATGTCTAtgagtaaattattattttatgctgctcatatcaactttttttttctttcgttctttttattacttatttttattaCGTTGAGTTGcccttgtgtatgaaatgtgctatacaaataaagcccATAAAGATATTTTCATTTATGGAATCTGAAATAAACCTTTAACACGAGGCATGGAATATCAAATAAAAGATAGCCAATGCAGAGATTTTCTACttaatttttctatttattgACTTCACAGTGAGTGTGGCCCGTCTGTCTGCCTCCGAGATCTTTGCTGGCTCTGTCTCCGACAGACCAGTGCAGGGGAAACTATTGGCACCGGACTCAGTTTACAAATGGCATGTGGACCTCCGAGGTCCTTGGATAGCTGaaactgttaaatattgtttttagctgcagggacaatTCCTTGgtatttgaaaaacacaaatcactgcAGGAAGGAGACAGTGATGTGATGATTGACAAGGTTTTCTCCTCCAAGCTTTATCTTCTCTCCCCTAAACTTTCCTTTATGGCTTaaggttttaatgttttactgcTTTGTAAGTACACATTTTATCCCTAATGGCTACAGGCTGTGCACTTGATGGGTCTGTGTGTCCTCTTGAATGTGGGTGTGGAGTATGGCTGCTGAGGCCTCTGAATAGGGCTCCTTGTGTGTGGAGGCATCGCTACACTCAGATGATGTTGGCTCTGTTGCCTGCCAGCTttcaggagaagaaaaacacagaaatgcatgAAGACGCATATGCATATTTACACTCTGTAGCTCTCTGTTATACAGTACTGAGCTTCATCTTGTCTCTCTTTTCCTAAACGCTGTACAAAAGTACATAACtgaatgcctttttttttaaagcatgtacTGATCAGTGCCGTGCATGCCTATTCAAATAGTTGCCATCTGGAAAGAGTAGGAGATAAAAACAACTTGAGCTACGCAGCTCTTAATCATTACGGAGACCAATTGCGCAGAGACCAAAGGAATTCCACTTCATCAAAAGGCTACGGGATATGAGAGGATGTGgatcaaatgtggcaaaaaaaaagttgaaaccctgttttcataaaatatctgaaaacatcATGATCACATGTCACCATTAGACATGGATCTGCTCTATGAACAGAACAAGAAAGTAAAACCCAGGCATAAcagtataacaaaaaaaaataaaaaattgaggTTCCAGCTGCTCCCAGCACTGTTGATGATGACATGCATGCATAACTCTCTGCCCCATTAGCCGCCTCTCATTATGTCAACTATTCAACCAAGTCTGTTGGTAATTTGAAGACCCCCAGTTTCCAGAGTTAATAAGCCGAGGACTCCAGTGTTGCAGAGAGACGTCACTCAACAACCAAAATAGGCTGATACAATAGTGTCTTAATTAGAGCATACATCTTCATTTGAGTATTACAGTtaattgttttgctgtttgatGAGAAGAATGCTACCTTTTTAACTGTTTGTATGCAAATATAAAGCAACGGTTTAACGCAACTGAATAAAACTGATACTTCCCGTGTTatcaaatgattcatttaaaacatattagTGCACTTCCCTGTGAGTCCAAGGTCAGGAAGTGTTTGCTTTGTCCCCacatttttgtatgtgtgttagaACTTCTGCTTTTTATTGCATGGAACAGTGAAGAAAGGCATTTAAAGtccacacacactggtgtcctctgtggtgtgtgttggTTCTAGGACAAACACTCATAGGACAAACACATCCACTTATCATTTATTGTAGGCAATCAGTGGATTTGTTTTGGCAGCTGCTTCTTCCAAAATCATGAATAACCTGTCAGGCTTAATTGTTGAGCAGGTgagacataaaaaaagatttaaaaactgcattacaacactgaaaatACTAGCAGGTtttattcactttgttttaacTCGCAgaggtttaaatgtgttttttggggACTGATGTAAACTGGAAGACATTTTCCTTTGTCCTGCTTGATTAACCCCAATTTTATCTACTTCAAGACTCAGTGAGAATCTGATTCGACCCAGACTGACATTAAAATAGAAAGTGTGGCAGAACATGCTGGGAGAACATTGAGAGCATGCAGTGGCTCAATGAGTATGTAGAACAAGTTCAGCGGCACACTGTCACTCACTTTACACTTGCAGCCGGCATGGCAACATTTCTGCTCCTTTAAAGTGGGGGAAATGAAACACAGCCGCCTATTTGTACGCGGTCCTTGCAGTGCATTGATAATCAGACACAGAAGTATTATAAGTAATGCCATTCCCATTATGCTTTATTTCTCTAGTACGTTTGCAGCTGGAGCACACAGAGGACTCATGATGCTTCCAGTCAGACTCGAGGTGCTTTCAGAGTGGAGGCTGATTCAACCTGCTATAACATCCCCTCAGTGTTAGTACGCAGGAGTGGGGGGTAGTTCACTGTACTTACTCACGTGCACTTTGCACA contains these protein-coding regions:
- the twnk gene encoding twinkle protein, mitochondrial, which encodes MWRNLLLKGTTCVLQAADPMFLHQRHFSSLCLRLLTHRLIHRPSRGPSVQRLWGTRYFLALSGTRTLKKDATSTVDFPVSPITVTEIKQYIRSKEIVFHDGYSCLHIPSIFINFSDRKDSFSLFIDKTTGQFLCKDTLVEGSWEDLQDCLEVMQKEEQDFLSPHVLLGYPETVEEQDERERELREVQRIWSSSVPFSDVSEDEALLIKTMFQITKVSNATLKKFGVRLFKPTKSLVFPWFGGPDSSLKGVKLLSAQNTVTDKVTYTEATVPKCGSYHNLFGLHLVGRMDSEVVLTGSEMDTLAVSQATGLPSVALPRGVSCLPPILLPYLEQFKRVTLWLGGDIRSWEASKIFSRKLGLRRCSLVRPGEYRPCPVEALAQGKNLSRIIKSSIPAAHKSIVSFKQLREDVYGELLNTDQVAGVKWTRFPELNRILKGHRKGELTVFTGPTGSGKTTFISEFALDLCMQGVNTLWGSFEINNVRLAKIMLTQFAMQRLEENLEQYDFWADKFEELPLYFMTFHGQQNIKSVLDTMEHAVYLYDINHVVIDNLQFMMGQENLSVDKFAVQDHIVGAFRKFATNSSCHVTLIIHPRKEEDDRELQTASIFGSAKASQEADNVLILQEKKLVTCPGRRSLQVTKNRFDGDVGIFPLDFLKSSLTFSAPVKGKHKLRKVPSKSEEEENEGSEGSEVVVKKGEVKKEKAEKPNKTTKTRQLAQNPATGK